GGAAATACCTTAATTTGTTGACAGTATGCTGCACAATTAGGAAAGTCATCAAGACGAATAGTGAAAAATTGACGTTGAAGATAAAGTGCTTGAGAATTTTTGTTatcttgaaagatgttttgtaatCCTTGCATTTGCAGCAGTGGATTCGCCTTCAATTATTTGGTTCATTAGACCATTCGAGATAATAGTGTAAATCCATTGGAGAACAAGGACATCTAGGCTATACCAGAGTGCAGTTTTAGAGGTGGTTTCGTTAGTGGAAGAAGTGGTGGAAGAAGATGAATCAGCATCAGGTGTGATGATGTGATCAATAACATCATAAGCTTTGCAGTGTTGTTTGAAGAGGTGAGCCCAAGAATTATATTGTGATTTGTCGATGTCAAGGGTAATAGGGATTAGATTTTTGATATTTGAAATTGAGAGGGCAAGGTGAAATTTATCAGTCATGATTGTTGGTTTGTTTGTGAAGAAAAAAAGTAAGAAGAAGGGAATCGACAAAGATAGGTTTAGATGGAACAGAGGCTCGATACCATGATAGAGATTGGTTCTCAATGAGCTTTGCATTACAACGATGGTACATGGCTATGTTTGCCACAAAGCTTTTTGTATCTTTTTGGAGATTTTAGCTTTTAACTTTTATGAAAAAACTTCTATTTAGTAAAAAACTTCGTTTGGCTAAAAGTGCTTAAAGCTTTTAGTGGGATAGAAAAAGCTCCTAAAAGCTCTAGATTGAAACGCTATGTTAACTAACGTTTAGAAAAGATTAATAGCGTTTGCTGTTTAAATATCTTATATGCCCTTTCAGCAAATATAACCCACGTAAAACCAAATAGTTAGGAAAAGAGATATATTCAAACTTTCTTAGCCATTTAATATACACGTGTATGCATGTATGcaatgttgtaaaaaacccgattactcgccgattaatcaccGATTACTCATTTTTAGGAGCAATTCGTTCCGATTtttaaaaatccgtttaattaaacggtcaacgtgcTTTGAtgaatcaaaatcgaatttggtagtcaatgtcagtcaaagtaaaaaatggttaacattttaacataaatttataatagaattttatagttttgaagtaaaataattaattttagacaattatgttcaaAACTATCTTTATATTTATGGTATTTTTCTATaattacacatataattttgaaaatttattatttaaatgtatacagtacaatccgattaatctccgattaatccccgaattgccgattaatcctttcaaattcccgaccgattaatccacgaatagcgaattttgcaaccttgcatgTATGTATGCAACATAATAAAGATGAGAGATATATCCAAAAAACTATTTTCTTTTCTTCCAATAAAATATAAATTCATTCATACATTTTCTCATTGATCAGGAAATGAAACAAAATGCGTTTTATATTTGTAACGCTACTTTAATTTGCAAATTGCAATGTACCTCATTACTGATTTAGTTATTATACTATGTTTTTTAATTTATAATTGTAAATTTAACTGCTAattgtaaaatatatttgtatacat
This genomic window from Rutidosis leptorrhynchoides isolate AG116_Rl617_1_P2 chromosome 2, CSIRO_AGI_Rlap_v1, whole genome shotgun sequence contains:
- the LOC139887634 gene encoding uncharacterized protein, whose protein sequence is MTDKFHLALSISNIKNLIPITLDIDKSQYNSWAHLFKQHCKAYDVIDHIITPDADSSSSTTSSTNETTSKTALWYSLDVLVLQWIYTIISNGLMNQIIEGESTAANARITKHLSR